From one Chlamydiota bacterium genomic stretch:
- a CDS encoding DUF108 domain-containing protein has product MKKRISIIGCGTIGTQVALALLHQFNEVAELVAVSEVRPERKEVFDHTLGVKIPLLGLLECVEQSDLVIESAAGDVVPDLLEQAILLKRDILVLSVGGLFLLPDLLERVRSHGIRLYVPSGAIGGVDLLKAANVGKIYSVEITTRKPIEALKGAPFLEESKIDLESILGEKVIFEGKASDAIKAFPQNINVAATLSLVGLGPERTRVKIITSRHLKKNIHEIAIEGEFGQASLIVQNEPSRKNPKTSQLAIFSTLATLEKILYGVEIGT; this is encoded by the coding sequence ATGAAAAAACGTATATCTATCATTGGGTGTGGCACAATTGGGACACAAGTGGCTTTAGCCCTTCTTCATCAGTTTAACGAGGTTGCTGAATTGGTCGCGGTCAGTGAAGTTCGACCTGAACGAAAAGAGGTGTTTGATCATACCCTGGGAGTTAAAATTCCTCTTTTGGGTTTATTGGAGTGTGTCGAACAGTCTGATTTAGTGATTGAATCTGCGGCCGGTGATGTTGTTCCGGATTTACTTGAACAGGCTATTTTACTTAAAAGAGATATTTTAGTCCTCAGTGTCGGGGGCCTTTTCCTTTTGCCAGATTTGCTGGAGCGGGTTCGTTCACATGGGATTCGATTATACGTTCCTTCGGGGGCCATTGGCGGAGTTGATCTTTTGAAGGCAGCCAATGTAGGAAAAATTTACTCGGTGGAAATCACAACCCGAAAACCCATTGAAGCCTTAAAAGGGGCGCCTTTTCTAGAAGAGTCAAAAATTGATTTAGAGTCTATTTTAGGGGAAAAGGTCATTTTTGAAGGGAAAGCCTCTGATGCCATTAAGGCCTTTCCCCAAAATATCAATGTCGCTGCGACTTTAAGTTTGGTGGGACTGGGGCCTGAGAGGACACGTGTTAAAATCATTACTTCGCGTCATCTTAAGAAAAATATTCATGAAATTGCCATTGAGGGTGAATTTGGTCAGGCCTCTCTCATTGTGCAGAATGAACCCTCCAGGAAAAATCCTAAAACCAGTCAATTGGCTATTTTTTCTACCCTTGCTACCCTTGAAAAAATTCTTTACGGAGTTGAAATTGGAACGTAA
- a CDS encoding aspartate 1-decarboxylase yields the protein MMRTMLKSKIHGATVTECNLHYNGSITIDEMLLKASDILPFEKVHVVNLNNGARMETYVIEGKKNSGVIGMNGGMARWGYVGDKVLIISYAQIEEEKLKSYQPKVILVDEKNKLIDKWSR from the coding sequence ATGATGCGAACAATGTTGAAATCCAAAATTCATGGTGCGACCGTGACAGAATGTAATCTCCATTATAATGGAAGCATTACCATTGATGAGATGCTTTTAAAGGCTTCGGATATTCTTCCCTTTGAAAAAGTTCATGTGGTCAACTTGAATAATGGGGCAAGAATGGAAACTTACGTTATTGAAGGAAAGAAAAATTCTGGAGTGATTGGAATGAACGGAGGGATGGCCCGTTGGGGTTATGTGGGTGATAAGGTTTTGATTATTTCTTATGCACAAATTGAGGAAGAAAAATTAAAATCTTATCAACCTAAGGTCATTTTAGTGGATGAGAAGAATAAGTTAATTGATAAGTGGTCAAGATGA
- a CDS encoding pantoate--beta-alanine ligase: MKVIRDIHQMQRLSEDLRKKGKTLAFVPTLGALHEGHFSLIHRARKKGDMVILSIFLNPIQFSDPMDLKNYPKSMRRDLHQAQNHHVDIVFCPSEKQMYSKDFSTYIVEENLSKDLCGQSRPGHFRGVTTVVAKLFNIVKPHIALFGQKDAQQAIIIQRMVRDLSWDIEIKVASILRDRDGLAYSSRNIHLSPEEREQALALNEALFLAKIMAKGGEKNSSKIIQKIKKVIRAKPLAKVDYVEIVDAQTLEKVKTIEGKVLIALAIYIGKTRLIDNLII; the protein is encoded by the coding sequence ATGAAAGTCATTCGCGATATTCATCAGATGCAGCGTTTGAGTGAAGACCTTCGAAAGAAGGGGAAAACGCTTGCGTTTGTTCCCACTTTAGGGGCCCTTCATGAGGGACATTTTAGCTTGATTCATCGGGCGAGAAAAAAGGGCGATATGGTGATCTTGAGTATTTTCTTAAATCCTATTCAATTCTCTGATCCGATGGATTTAAAAAACTATCCTAAAAGTATGAGACGAGATCTTCATCAAGCCCAAAATCATCATGTCGATATTGTGTTTTGCCCGTCAGAAAAACAAATGTACTCGAAAGATTTTTCAACTTATATTGTTGAGGAAAATTTGTCGAAAGATCTTTGTGGTCAATCTCGTCCAGGTCACTTCCGAGGAGTAACAACCGTTGTCGCGAAACTCTTTAATATTGTGAAGCCCCATATTGCACTTTTTGGGCAAAAAGATGCTCAGCAGGCAATCATTATTCAAAGAATGGTTCGAGATTTATCGTGGGATATTGAGATTAAAGTGGCTTCTATTCTTCGGGATCGAGATGGGTTGGCGTATAGCTCTCGAAATATTCATTTATCGCCTGAGGAACGTGAACAAGCTCTTGCCTTAAATGAGGCGCTCTTTCTTGCAAAGATAATGGCTAAGGGAGGGGAAAAAAATTCAAGCAAGATTATTCAAAAAATTAAGAAAGTCATTCGTGCGAAGCCGTTGGCTAAAGTGGATTATGTGGAAATTGTGGATGCTCAAACTCTAGAAAAAGTGAAAACCATTGAAGGGAAGGTTTTAATTGCTTTGGCTATCTATATTGGAAAAACACGACTGATTGATAACTTGATCATTTAA